A window of the Podospora bellae-mahoneyi strain CBS 112042 chromosome 6, whole genome shotgun sequence genome harbors these coding sequences:
- the URA2 gene encoding Carbamoyl-phosphate synthase (MEROPS:MER0060647; COG:F; EggNog:ENOG503NW85), translating to MEAKLYAPATAPLTSSEKLVTLELQDGVVYQGYSFGAPKSIAGELVFQTGMVGYPESVTDPSYRGQILVITFPLVGNYGVPSRETMCELLKDLPAHFESHQIHIAGLVVATYAGEDYSHYLATSSLGAWLKEEGIPAMYGVDTRALTKRIREEGSMLGRMLLQNDSLADLAALNKAGQDWRPYFEQLEWVDPNKKNLVAEVSIKKPKLYSPPSASALKHSTGRSIRILCLDVGMKYNQLRCFLKRGVEVLVCPWDYDFSKEEYDGLFISNGPGDPAVMKDTVKHISDALAENKTPIFGICLGHQLLARASGAQTVKLKFGNRGHNIPCTSMVTGKCHITSQNHGYAVDAATLPTGWQELFVNANDGSNEGIMHVDKPHFSVQFHPESTPGPRDTEFLFDVFIQTVVKASEDNSVLQKPVHFPGGTVEENNKLHPRVSVKKVLVLGSGGLSIGQAGEFDYSGSQAIKALKEEGIYTVLINPNIATIQTSKGLADKVYFLPVNAEFVRKVIIHEKPDAIYCTFGGQTALSVGIQLKDEFESLGVKVLGTPIDTIITTEDRELFARSMDSIGEKCAKSASANNLEEAMHVVKDIGFPVIVRAAYALGGLGSGFANNEDELRELCSKAFAASPQVLIERSMKGWKEVEYEVVRDCQDNCITVCNMENFDPLGIHTGDSIVVAPSQTLSDEDYNMLRTTAVNVIRHLGVVGECNIQYALNPFSKEYCIIEVNARLSRSSALASKATGYPLAFIAAKLGLGIPLKDIKNSVTKVTCACFEPSLDYVVVKMPRWDLKKFNRVSSQLGSSMKSVGEVMSIGRTFEEAIQKAIRSIDFHNLGFNKTESALISLDDELQTPSDQRLFAIANAMYNGYSVKRIWELTQIDKWFLDRLMGLIDYAKHMEGLKGQSLNANTLLRAKQLGFSDRQIANFVGSSELLVRDVRTKAGITPFVKQIDTVAAEFPAYTNYLYTTYNASEHDIAFNDRGVMVLGSGVYRIGSSVEFDWCSVRAIRTLMESGIKTVMMNCNPETVSTDFDEADRLYFEATTMETVLDVYEVENSQGVLGAMGGQGPNNIALPLFRAGVKMLGTSPEMIDSAENRYKFSRMLDRIGVDQPTWKELTSFEEAKAFCTKVTYPVLVRPSYVLSGAAMNTVYSEGDLESYLKQATAVSPEHPVVITKYIENAKEIEMDAVAKNGKVVGHFISEHVENAGVHSGDATLVLPPQDLEPTTIQRIEDATRKIADALNITGPLNIQFIAKDNDIKVIECNVRASRSFPFVSKVMGVDLIEMATKAIMDVPFEEYPKIDRTVDSVAVKVPQFSFSRLSGADPVLGVEMASTGEVACFGSDKYEAYLKGLMSTGFKIPKKNILLSLGSYNDKLELLPSVKKLEEMGYTLFATAGTSDFLASHGVKAQYLEVLGKSEQEAQRSEYSLVDHLSNNKIDLYINLPSSNRYRRPASYVSKGYLTRRLAVDYQVPLVTNVKNAKILIEAIARHFELEVGITDYQTSHRTVQLPGLVNIAAYVPGLAVRDSGDLQSVTKASIAAGFSMIRVMPLGEGEGNSITEAKSLKIAQQNSKRGGYCDFNFSVTATSDNADKISLLAGEVGSLFIPFNHMSGKNISKVAAVQAHFDAWPTHKPIITDARTTDLASILLLASLHNRRIHVTAVTTKDDIRLIALCKAKQMNVTCDVSIYSLYLSQDGYPDCSFLPTARDQAALWQHLATIDVFSIGSLPYQLAQKLGKPTDATVGIADALPLLLTSVVEGKLTIEDIMTRLHDKPKEIFELHDQIGTTLEVEVGRTYTVPETGPWSPFAGKVLNGAVQRVTFQDQVACLDGVAVEGPPKGKDMSTHGAMPAIATITSPALKPLSQALSPLPDSRLLASPARGPFTNKLQQLLSMDSPFRKKHVLSVTSYSRQDLHHLFDVAEEIRNRVDRQGVLDILRGRLLATLFYEPSTRTSASFDAAMQRLGGRTIAITTSTSSVQKGETLHDTLRTLACYADAVVLRHPDENCLEVAPIIPVPIINGGNGSKEHPTQAFLDLFTIREEFGSMKDLTITFVGDLLHGRPVHSLVYLLKHYRANNVKVNLVSPKSLALPKDIYRDLKEAGQILFESESLTSQILESTDVLYVTRVQKERFEDLAEYDRVKNSYRIDQSTLRNTKPSMRVMHPLPRNEEVAEEVDFDQRAAYFRQMKHGLHCRMALLALILS from the exons ATGGAGGCCAAACTCTACGCCCCCGCCACGGCGCCCCTCACCTCTTCCGAGAAGCTCGTCACTCTTGAGCTTCAAGATGGTGTGGTCTACCAAGGCTACAGCTTTGGTGCCCCCAAGAGCATTGCCGGTGAACTGGTGTTCCAGACCGGCATGGTTGGATATCCCGAGTCGGTGACAGACCCATCCTACCGCGGCCAGATTCTGGTCATCACATTCCCGCTGGTCGGCAACTACGGCGTCCCCTCGAGGGAAACAATGTGCGAGCTTCTGAAGGATCTTCCTGCCCACTTCGAAAGCCACCAGATTCACATCGCCGGTCTCGTCGTAGCCACCTATGCTGGCGAAGACTACTCCCACTACCTCGCCACATCCTCATTGGGCGCATggctcaaggaggagggcatccCCGCCATGTATGGCGTTGACACCAGAGCGCTCACAAAGCGCATTCGTGAGGAGGGTAGCATGCTCGGTCGCATGCTGTTGCAAAACGACAGCCTCGCCGACCTGGCGGCTCTTAACAAGGCCGGCCAGGACTGGAGGCCATATTTCGAGCAACTCGAATGGGTTGATCCCAACAAGAAGAATCTCGTAGCGGAGG TGtccatcaagaagcccaagctCTACAGCCCCCCATCGGCTTCGGCCCTCAAGCACTCTACCGGCCGGTCGATTCGTATCCTCTGTCTCGACGTCGGTATGAAGTACAACCAGCTCAGATGCTTCCTCAAGCGTGGCGTTGAGGTTCTCGTTTGCCCTTGGGACTACGATTTCTCCAAGGAGGAGTACGATGGTCTCTTCATCTCCAACGGTCCTGGTGATCCCGCTGTGATGAAGGATACTGTGAAGCACATCTCTGACGCCCTTGCTGAGAACAAAACGCCCATCTTTGGTATCTGCTTGGGACACCAGCTTCTTGCTCGCGCTTCTGGTGCGCAGACAGTCAAGCTGAAGTTCGGTAACCGCGGTCACAACATCCCCTGCACGAGCATGGTGACTGGCAAATGCCACATCACTTCCCAGAACCATGGTTATGCCGTTGACGCTGCTACCCTTCCCACTGGCTGGCAGGAGCTCTTCGTGAACGCCAACGACGGCAGCAACGAGGGTATCATGCACGTCGACAAGCCCCACTTCAGTGTTCAGTTTCATCCCGAGAGCACCCCCGGCCCTCGCGACACCGAGTTCCTCTTTGATGTCTTCATTCAGACCGTCGTCAAGGCGTCCGAGGACAACAGTGTGCTTCAGAAGCCTGTCCACTTTCCCGGCGGTACTGTCGAGGAGAACAACAAGCTGCACCCCCGTGTGTCGGTCAAGAAggttcttgttcttggcagTGGTGGTCTCAGCATTGGCCAGGCTGGCGAGTTCGACTACTCTGGCAGTCAGGCTATCAAGgcgttgaaggaggagggcatctACACcgtcctcatcaaccccaacattGCCACCATTCAGACCTCCAAGGGTCTTGCGGACAAGGTCTACTTCCTTCCCGTCAATGCTGAGTTTGTTCGCAAGGTCATCATTCACGAGAAGCCTGATGCCATCTACTGCACTTTCGGTGGCCAGACTGCTTTGTCGGTTGGTATCCAGCTCAAGGATGAGTTTGAGTCTCTTGGTGTCAAGGTTCTCGGTACCCccatcgacaccatcatcaccactgaGGATCGTGAGCTCTTTGCCCGCAGCATGGACTCCATCGGCGAGAAGTGCGCCAAGTCTGCCtcagccaacaacctcgaggAGGCTATGCACGTTGTCAAGGACATTGGCTTCCCCGTCATTGTTCGTGCGGCCTACGCCCTTGGTGGCCTTGGCAGTGGTTTTGCCAACAACGAAGATGAGCTTCGTGAGCTGTGCAGCAAGGCCTTTGCTGCTAGTCCTCAGGTTCTCATCGAGCGCAGTATGAAGGGCTGGAAGGAGGTCGAGTACGAAGTCGTTAGAGATTGCCAGGACAACTGCATCACTGTCTGCAACATGGAGAACTTTGATCCCCTTGGTATCCACACCGGTGATTCCATCGTTGTGGCTCCTTCTCAGACCCTCTCGGACGAGGACTACAACATGCTTCGCACCACCGCTGTCAACGTCATTCGCCACCTTGGTGTTGTGGGCGAGTGCAACATTCAATACGCCCTGAACCCCTTCTCCAAGGAGTACTGCATCATTGAAGTCAACGCCAGACTGTCGAGATCCTCTGCTCTCGCCTCCAAGGCTACCGGCTACCCCCTTGCCTTCATTGCTGCGAAGTTGGGTCTTGGTATCCCTCTCAAGGACATCAAGAACTCGGTCACCAAGGTCACCTGTGCCTGCTTCGAGCCGTCTCTTGACTATGTCGTGGTCAAGATGCCTCGTTGGGACTTAAAGAAGTTCAACCGTGTTTCCTCCCAGCTCGGCTCTTCCATGAAGAGTGTTGGTGAGGTCATGAGCATTGGTAGAACATTCGAAGAAGCGATCCAGAAGGCCATTCGCTCTATTGACTTCCACAACTTGGGTTTCAACAAGACCGAGAGCGCTTTGATCTCGCTGGATGACGAGTTGCAGACCCCCTCTGACCAGCGTCTGTTTGCCATTGCCAATGCCATGTACAATGGCTACTCGGTGAAACGCATCTGGGAGCTCACCCAGATCGACAAGTGGTTCCTCGACCGTCTCATGGGCTTGATTGACTATGCCAAGCACATGGAAGGTCTGAAGGGCCAGTCTCTCAACGCCAACACCCTGCTTCGCGCCAAGCAGCTCGGCTTCTCTGATCGCCAGATTGCAAACTTTGTCGGTTCTTCTGAACTGCTGGTCCGTGATGTGCGCACCAAGGCCGGAATCACCCCATTCGTGAAGCAGATCGACACTGTCGCCGCCGAGTTCCCCGCCTACACCAACTACCTCTACACCACCTACAATGCCAGCGAGCACGACATCGCCTTCAACGACCGCGGCGTCATGGTCCTTGGCTCTGGTGTTTACCGTATTGGCTCCTCAGTCGAGTTCGACTGGTGCTCAGTGAGAGCTATCCGCACATTGATGGAGTCGGGTATCAAGACAGTCATGATGAATT GCAATCCAGAGACCGTAAGCACTGATTTTGACGAAGCCGACAGGCTTTACTTTGAGGCCACCACT ATGGAGACTGTGCTCGACGTCTATGAAGTTGAAAACTCCCAGGGCGTTCTAGGCGCCATGGGTGGCCAAGGGCCCAACAACATTGCCCTGCCCCTGTTCAGAGCTGGCGTCAAGATGCTCGGTACCTCGCCTGAGATGATTGATTCTGCCGAGAACCGGTACAAATTCTCGCGTATGCTGGACCGCATTGGTGTCGATCAGCCTACCTGGAAGGAACTCACGAGCttcgaggaggccaaggcctTCTGCACCAAGGTCACTTACCCAGTGCTGGTCCGCCCCTCGTATGTTCTTTCCGGGGCTGCCATGAACACCGTCTACTCTGAGGGTGATCTCGAGTCCTACTTGAAGCAGGCCACCGCTGTGTCTCCCGAGCACCCTGTGGTCATCACCAAGTACATCGAGAACGCAAAGGAGATCGAGATGGACGCCGTGGCCAAGAACGGCAAGGTTGTTGGTCACTTTATTTCTGAGCACGTTGAGAACGCTGGTGTTCACTCCGGAGATGCCACTCTggttcttcctccccaggaCCTCGAGCCCACTACCATTCAGCGCATCGAGGACGCCACCCGCAAGATTGCTGATGCTCTCAACATCACTGGTCCCCTCAATATTCAGTTCATTGCCAAGGACAACGACATCAAAGTCATTGAGTGCAACGTTCGCGCGTCTCGCTCCTTCCCGTTCGTCTCCAAGGTCATGGGAGTGGATCTTATTGAGATGGCCACCAAGGCTATCATGGATGTTCCTTTCGAGGAGTATCCCAAGATCGATCGCACTGTTGACTCGGTTGCTGTCAAGGTCCCTCAGTTCAGTTTCTCGCGCCTGTCTGGTGCTGATCCTGTGCTGGGTGTTGAGATGGCCTCCACTGGTGAGGTCGCTTGCTTTGGCTCCGACAAGTATGAGGCTTACCTGAAGGGTCTCATGTCCACTGGCTTCAAGATCCCCAAGAAGAACATTCTGCTGTCTCTTGGTTCTTACAATGACAAGCTGGAACTTCTTCCCTCGGTCAAGAAGCTTGAGGAAATGGGCTACACCCTCTTTGCCACAGCAGGAACCTCCGACTTCCTGGCATCTCACGGAGTCAAGGCGCAGTACCTTGAGGTCCTTGGCAAGTCTGAACAGGAGGCTCAGAGAAGCGAGTACTCGCTGGTTGACCATCtgtccaacaacaagatcgaCTTGTACATCAACTTGCCATCCAGCAACAGATACAGGCGCCCGGCCAGCTACGTGAGCAAGGGCTACCTCACTCGTCGTCTGGCTGTTGACTACCAAGTTCCTTTGGTTACCAATGTCAAGAATGCCAAGATCCTGATCGAGGCTATCGCCAGGCATTTTGAGCTGGAGGTCGGCATCACCGATTATCAGACCAGCCACCGTACTGTTCAGCTGCCTGGCCTGGTCAACATCGCCGCCTATGTGCCCGGTCTGGCTGTTAGGGACAGCGGGGATCTCCAGAGTGTCACCAAGGCTTCGATTGCTGCCGGATTCAGCATGATTCGCGTCATGCCccttggagagggtgaaggcAACTCGATCACAGAGGCAAAGTCCCTCAAGATCGCCCAGCAGAACAGCAAGCGTGGTGGCTATTGCGACTTCAACTTCTCCGTCACCGCTACCTCTGACAATGCTGACAAAATCAGCCTTCTGGCCGGTGAAGTTGGCTCTCTGTTCATTCCTTTCAACCACATGTCAGGAAAGAACATCAGcaaggttgctgctgtccaAGCACACTTTGATGCCTGGCCAACTCacaagcccatcatcacGGATGCTCGCACCACTGACTTGGCCTCCATCTTGCTGCTTGCCAGCCTCCACAACCGCCGCATTCACGTCACCgctgtcaccaccaaggaTGACATCAGATTGATTGCTCTTTGCAAGGCAAAACAGATGAATGTCACGTGCGATGTGTCCATTTATTCCCTGTATCTGTCCCAGGATGGCTATCCTGACTGCAGCTTCCTGCCCACTGCCAGGGACCAGGCTGCTTTGTGGCAGCACCTTGCCACCATCGACGTCTTCTCTATTGGAAGCTTGCCCTACCAGCTCGCTCAAAAATTGGGGAAGCCAACTGATGCCACTGTTGGCATCGCCGATgcactccccctcctcttgacTTCGGTTGTCGAGGGCAAGCTCACTATTGAGGATATCATGACACGTCTCCATGACAAGCCCAAGGAGATCTTTGAGCTCCACGACCAGATTGGCACCACTTTGGAGGTCGAGGTTGGCCGCACCTACACCGTCCCTGAGACCGGCCCCTGGTCTCCCTTCGCTGGGAAGGTTCTGAATGGCGCTGTTCAGCGTGTGACATTCCAGGATCAGGTCGCATGCCTCGATGGCGTCGCCGTGGAAGGTCCCCCCAAGGGTAAGGACATGTCTACTCACGGAGCCATGCCTGccatcgccaccatcacctctccTGCCTTGAAGCCACTTAGCCAAGCGTTGTCCCCCTTGCCAGACTCGAGACTCCTTGCCTCTCCTGCCCGTGGCCCCTTCACAAACAAGTTGCAGCAGCTTCTTTCCATGGATTCCCCATTCAGGAAGAAGCATGTTCTTTCCGTGACATCTTACAGCAGGCAGGACCTGCACCATCTCTTCGACGTTGCTGAGGAGATTCGCAACCGCGTCGACCGCCAGGGTGTCCTTGACATTCTTCGCGGACGCCTGCTCGCCACCCTCTTCTACGAGCCGTCTACTCGCACCTCTGCCTCTTTCGATGCCGCCATGCAGCGTCTTGGCGGCCGCACCATTGCCATTACTACCTCGACTTCGTCGGTTCAGAAGGGTGAAACTCTCCATGACACGTTGAGGACGCTTGCCTGCTACGCAGACGCTGTCGTCCTCCGCCATCCTGATGAGAATTGCCTTGAGGTTGCCCCGATCATCCCTGTTCCCATTATCAACGGCGGTAACGGAAGCAAGGAGCACCCCACTCAAGCCTTCCTTGATCTCTTCACTATCCGTGAGGAATTTGGCTCCATGAAAGACTTGACCATCACCTTTGTTGGTGATCTCTTGCACGGAAGACCCGTCCACTCCCTTGTGTACCTCCTCAAGCACTACCGCGCCAACAACGTCAAGGTCAATCTGGTTTCCCCCAAGTCTCTGGCCTTGCCGAAGGATATCTATAGGGACCTCAAGGAAGCTGGCCAGATTCTCTTTGAGAGTGAGAGCCTTACTTCCCAGATCTTGGAGTCAACCGACGTGCTGTACGTCACCCGCGTGCAAAAGGAGCGCTTCGAGGATCTCGCCGAGTACGACAGAGTCAAGAACTCTTACCGCATCGACCAGAGCACTCTCCGTAACACAAAGCCCAGCATGCGCGTGATGCATCCTCTTCCCAGAAacgaggaggttgctgaggaggttgactTTGACCAGAGAGCCGCGTACTTCAGACAG ATGAAACACGGTCTCCACTGCCGCATGGCTTTGCTCGCTCTTATTCTTTCTTAG
- a CDS encoding hypothetical protein (EggNog:ENOG503PR5T), which produces MPSHTPICQAAAATTTTTTSSPAMKRGVSRNPRLAAATLALTLTALAVQQVSSSRTRENESARRKAGDLYVSVDRSGGGI; this is translated from the exons ATGCCCTCCCACACTCCCATCTGTCAAGCTGCCGcagctaccaccaccactactacTTCTTCCCCCGCCATGAAGCGCGGCGTGAG CCGCAACCCTCGCCTAGCAGCCGCAACCCTAGCCCTAACCCTCACAGCCCTCGCCGTCCAGCaagtctcctcctcccgcaccAGGGAGAACGAGTCGGCGCGGAGGAAGGCGGGAGACCTCTACGTGAGCGTGGAtcggagtggtggtggcatctaA